From the genome of Desulfobaculum xiamenense, one region includes:
- a CDS encoding sigma 54-interacting transcriptional regulator gives MPRQAISPERQSAYFDTLIRIVEEIGPHGAMQSGLKTILRTLCDEHGYKRALLTIFDPETNTLKLSVTVGSQRYAEVSYQPGQGVTGEVMNSGKPVIVPVQKDHPSFLNLAFGRTKEEMAHLGFICVPVRYADPGEAAEILGTLSVDVPAADPSELETDCMFLQVVASLVARQVATLQEELAMQRHLMAQGLPPVQAGTEGYAHPNIVAASKPMRMVLQQVSQVGPSRATVLLRGESGTGKELLAEALHSVSPRKTKPLIKLNCAALPAELVESELFGHTKGAFTGAVANKKGLFELADGGTLFLDEIGELSLEAQAKVLRAIQEREIQRIGSEQTIRVDARLITATNRPLEKMLEEGTLREDLFYRINVFPIFIPPLRERRLDILPLSEHFMQRYAEEYGKNVKRISTPAIDLLQQYHWPGNVRELANCMERAVLICDEEVIRTYHLPPSLQTAESSATDTSLSFGEAVSRFEQELLVDALKKARGNMLQAARDLKASYRIINYKVKKYRLDPKKFAVGRSRKR, from the coding sequence ATGCCACGCCAAGCCATCTCGCCGGAACGACAGTCCGCGTACTTCGATACGCTGATACGGATCGTTGAGGAAATCGGTCCGCATGGTGCCATGCAGTCTGGCCTGAAGACCATCCTGCGCACCCTGTGCGACGAGCACGGGTACAAGCGCGCCCTGCTGACCATCTTCGACCCCGAAACAAATACCCTCAAACTCAGCGTGACCGTCGGTTCCCAGCGGTATGCGGAGGTTTCCTACCAACCGGGACAAGGCGTGACTGGCGAGGTCATGAACTCCGGCAAGCCGGTCATCGTGCCGGTTCAGAAGGACCACCCGTCCTTCCTGAACCTCGCCTTCGGCCGGACCAAGGAGGAGATGGCGCATCTGGGCTTCATTTGCGTGCCCGTGCGCTACGCCGACCCCGGCGAGGCCGCGGAAATCCTCGGCACCCTGTCCGTGGACGTGCCCGCCGCCGACCCGTCCGAGCTTGAGACCGATTGCATGTTTCTGCAGGTGGTAGCCTCCCTCGTCGCCCGTCAGGTGGCGACGTTGCAGGAGGAACTGGCCATGCAGCGCCACCTGATGGCGCAGGGCCTTCCGCCCGTGCAGGCCGGAACCGAGGGCTACGCGCATCCGAACATCGTGGCTGCGTCCAAGCCCATGCGCATGGTGCTCCAGCAGGTGTCGCAGGTCGGCCCCAGCCGCGCGACGGTGCTTCTGCGCGGCGAATCCGGCACCGGCAAGGAATTGCTGGCCGAGGCGCTGCACAGCGTCAGCCCGCGCAAGACCAAGCCGCTGATTAAGCTCAACTGCGCGGCCCTGCCCGCCGAACTTGTTGAATCCGAACTCTTCGGCCACACCAAGGGCGCATTCACCGGCGCGGTGGCCAACAAGAAGGGCCTCTTCGAACTCGCCGACGGCGGCACGCTGTTCCTCGACGAGATCGGCGAGCTGTCCCTCGAAGCGCAGGCCAAGGTGCTGCGCGCCATTCAGGAGCGCGAAATCCAGCGCATCGGCAGCGAACAGACCATCCGCGTGGACGCCAGGCTCATCACGGCGACCAACCGCCCGCTGGAAAAGATGCTGGAGGAAGGCACCCTGCGCGAGGACCTCTTCTACCGCATCAACGTCTTTCCCATCTTCATTCCGCCGCTGCGCGAACGCAGGCTCGACATCCTGCCGCTGTCCGAACACTTCATGCAGCGCTACGCCGAGGAGTACGGCAAGAACGTCAAACGCATCTCCACCCCGGCCATTGATCTGCTCCAGCAGTACCACTGGCCCGGAAACGTGCGCGAACTGGCCAACTGCATGGAACGCGCCGTGCTCATCTGCGACGAGGAGGTCATCCGCACCTACCATCTGCCGCCGAGCCTGCAGACGGCCGAATCCTCGGCCACGGACACCAGCCTCTCCTTCGGCGAGGCCGTGTCGCGCTTCGAGCAGGAACTTCTGGTGGATGCGCTGAAAAAAGCGCGCGGCAACATGCTTCAGGCCGCACGGGACCTCAAGGCCAGCTACCGCATCATCAATTACAAGGTGAAGAAGTACCGGCTGGACCCCAAGAAATTCGCCGTGGGCCGCTCGCGCAAGCGCTAG
- the nadD gene encoding nicotinate (nicotinamide) nucleotide adenylyltransferase: protein MARIGLLGGCFNPVHNGHVRLAVETLEQLALDWVELIPAAVPPHKAGPDMLDFELRAAMVDAAVDGVAGLRVNRVEAERSGPSYTVDTLTLLRETRPGDEFWFIMGACDLHALPHWNRGMRIPEMVNLAVANRIDEDLDRVTAFVAETWPDAVCEGEGAWRFGGGTRLDFVCVPRIDVSSSFVRERWCAGRRLRGLVPGGVERCLDAERERVARQWVAS, encoded by the coding sequence GTGGCACGCATCGGACTTCTCGGGGGCTGTTTCAACCCCGTGCACAATGGTCACGTCCGTCTGGCCGTCGAGACGCTTGAACAGCTCGCGCTCGACTGGGTGGAGCTTATTCCCGCCGCCGTGCCGCCGCACAAGGCCGGTCCGGACATGCTGGATTTCGAACTGCGCGCGGCCATGGTCGATGCCGCCGTGGACGGCGTTGCCGGATTGCGCGTGAACCGCGTCGAGGCCGAGCGCAGCGGCCCGTCCTACACGGTGGATACGCTGACCCTCTTGCGCGAAACCCGGCCGGGCGACGAGTTCTGGTTCATCATGGGCGCGTGCGATCTGCATGCCCTGCCGCATTGGAACCGGGGCATGCGCATTCCGGAGATGGTTAATCTCGCCGTGGCCAACCGTATCGACGAAGACCTCGACCGTGTGACGGCCTTCGTGGCCGAAACGTGGCCGGACGCCGTGTGTGAGGGCGAAGGCGCGTGGCGCTTCGGCGGCGGCACGCGGCTGGATTTCGTCTGTGTGCCACGCATCGACGTCAGTTCGTCTTTCGTGCGCGAGCGCTGGTGCGCGGGGCGGCGGCTTCGTGGCCTCGTGCCCGGGGGTGTGGAGCGGTGTCTCGATGCCGAGCGCGAGCGCGTGGCGCGACAGTGGGTGGCCAGCTGA
- a CDS encoding glutamate-5-semialdehyde dehydrogenase, which yields MNIQEMMRDMGRKARAASRRMAVASATVKVDVLNRLAQLLEAEGDAIAEANALDIAAATEAGMDSARLDRLRLTPAVVDAMAEACRVVAAQSDPVGEISTMWKRPNGLLVGRMRIPLGVIAMIYESRPNVTVDSAILCLKAGNAVILRGGREAFHSNRFLASLIHRVLAEAGLPEDAVQVVPTTDRAAVPALCKLDEFIDVIIPRGGENLIRAVVADATMPVLKHYKGVCHAYIDRAADLDRAVEIVHNGKVQRPGVCNALECLLVHSAVAERFLPMVAERLGRDGVELRACERSLPLLGSAAVPACAEDWGMEFHALVLAVKVVDSETEALDHIAAHGSNHTEIIVTQDHDRAMRFLREADASMVAINASSRFNDGGELGLGAEIGISTSKLHAYGPMGVTELTSSKFVVFGEGQVRG from the coding sequence ATGAATATTCAGGAAATGATGCGGGACATGGGGCGCAAGGCCCGCGCCGCATCCCGGCGGATGGCGGTTGCCTCCGCGACGGTGAAGGTCGATGTGCTGAACAGGCTGGCGCAGCTTCTGGAGGCCGAGGGCGACGCCATCGCCGAAGCCAACGCTCTGGATATCGCCGCCGCCACCGAAGCCGGAATGGATAGCGCGCGGCTGGATCGCCTGCGCCTGACGCCCGCCGTGGTCGACGCCATGGCAGAGGCCTGCCGCGTGGTGGCCGCCCAGAGCGACCCCGTGGGCGAGATTTCCACCATGTGGAAGCGCCCCAACGGTCTGCTGGTGGGGCGGATGCGCATCCCTCTCGGCGTTATCGCCATGATCTACGAGTCGCGCCCCAACGTTACGGTGGATTCGGCCATTTTGTGTCTTAAGGCGGGCAATGCCGTCATCCTGCGCGGCGGTAGGGAAGCCTTCCACTCCAATCGCTTCCTCGCGTCTCTCATCCATCGCGTCCTCGCCGAGGCCGGGCTACCCGAGGACGCCGTGCAGGTGGTGCCCACCACCGACCGCGCCGCCGTGCCCGCCCTGTGCAAGCTCGACGAATTCATCGACGTCATCATTCCCCGTGGCGGTGAGAACCTCATCCGCGCCGTCGTCGCCGACGCGACCATGCCCGTGCTCAAGCACTACAAGGGCGTGTGTCATGCCTACATCGACCGCGCGGCGGACCTCGACCGCGCCGTGGAGATCGTCCACAATGGCAAGGTGCAGCGCCCCGGCGTGTGTAACGCGTTGGAGTGCCTGCTGGTGCATTCCGCCGTGGCCGAGCGTTTCCTGCCCATGGTTGCCGAGCGCCTCGGGCGTGACGGCGTGGAGCTTCGCGCCTGCGAACGCTCGCTGCCGCTGCTTGGCAGTGCGGCCGTTCCCGCTTGCGCCGAGGACTGGGGTATGGAGTTCCATGCGCTTGTCCTGGCCGTGAAGGTCGTGGATTCCGAGACCGAGGCCCTCGATCACATCGCCGCGCACGGGTCCAATCATACCGAGATCATCGTCACGCAGGATCACGACCGCGCCATGCGCTTCCTGCGCGAGGCCGACGCGTCCATGGTGGCCATCAACGCTTCCTCGCGCTTCAACGACGGCGGCGAGCTTGGCCTTGGCGCGGAAATCGGCATTAGCACGTCCAAGCTGCACGCCTACGGTCCCATGGGGGTCACCGAACTCACCAGCTCGAAGTTCGTGGTCTTCGGCGAAGGACAGGTGCGCGGCTAG
- a CDS encoding tetratricopeptide repeat protein produces MTDTASAPNQGAPVEELLENVPSKLHPVLQAIVDNIRFILAGIALLVIAVGASAVYKHVQASAVEKARTEIGEALAKAPAERVAALDALAASAPEELRAAIALELAGALSEAGDHDRAAAELGKIVASGNAVGPMAALGQAAELSRAGKNAEALAVLESASANAPAAFAPVFARQTAVLAEATGDLARARAAYEKLLEAATAGNKGYIEDKIARLEAQIAKNS; encoded by the coding sequence ATGACCGACACCGCTTCCGCTCCGAATCAGGGAGCCCCCGTGGAAGAACTTCTGGAAAACGTACCGTCGAAGCTGCACCCCGTGCTGCAGGCCATCGTCGACAACATTCGTTTCATTCTGGCAGGCATCGCGCTGCTTGTCATCGCCGTAGGCGCCAGCGCCGTGTACAAGCACGTCCAGGCCTCCGCCGTGGAAAAAGCCCGCACCGAGATTGGTGAAGCCCTCGCCAAGGCTCCGGCCGAACGTGTCGCGGCGCTCGACGCGCTTGCAGCCTCCGCCCCCGAGGAACTTCGCGCCGCCATTGCCCTTGAGCTGGCTGGCGCCCTGTCCGAGGCTGGCGACCATGACCGCGCCGCCGCCGAACTCGGCAAGATCGTCGCCTCCGGCAACGCCGTAGGCCCCATGGCCGCGCTTGGTCAGGCAGCCGAGCTGTCCCGCGCTGGCAAGAACGCCGAAGCCCTCGCCGTTCTCGAATCCGCATCCGCCAATGCCCCCGCCGCCTTCGCGCCCGTCTTCGCCCGCCAGACCGCCGTCCTCGCAGAGGCCACCGGCGACCTCGCCCGCGCCCGCGCCGCCTACGAGAAGCTGCTCGAAGCGGCCACCGCAGGCAACAAGGGCTACATCGAAGACAAGATCGCCCGCCTGGAGGCTCAGATCGCCAAGAACTCCTAG
- a CDS encoding tetratricopeptide repeat protein — MMFDTPDKRVREDFARAKSALLKGEVAKALHHAEDALRQMLTGKIFGRARFEVEVHLQEFLKDFNRHPDVKSFMAARNVHTTPYVAFKRGGEREVLDFIEHTLEGLEGAQKAAEENAEAERLARKEDLLARAQEALDAKDFPKGKSILRHVVEEFGGEDGILRDVGARMLKAGLFFEAGEVLEQALDHDPRDSKALAFAVQAYKNAREYPKMEKMYKFAIRTFGTHPKTLLHMAEMYLEWRKYDEAYNHAKQAYDADTSLDRAKEIMDVTGKRIFGG, encoded by the coding sequence ATGATGTTCGATACGCCGGACAAGCGGGTACGGGAGGACTTCGCGCGGGCCAAGTCCGCGTTGCTTAAGGGGGAAGTCGCCAAGGCGCTCCATCATGCGGAGGATGCGCTTCGTCAGATGCTGACGGGAAAGATATTCGGCCGCGCGCGTTTCGAAGTTGAGGTGCATTTGCAGGAATTCCTCAAGGACTTCAATCGGCATCCGGACGTGAAGTCGTTTATGGCGGCGAGGAATGTGCACACCACGCCCTACGTGGCGTTCAAGCGCGGGGGTGAGCGGGAGGTGCTGGATTTCATCGAACATACGCTGGAAGGCCTTGAAGGGGCGCAGAAGGCCGCCGAGGAAAACGCCGAGGCCGAGCGCCTTGCCCGCAAGGAGGACTTGCTGGCCCGCGCGCAGGAGGCGCTTGACGCCAAGGACTTCCCGAAGGGCAAGAGCATCCTGCGCCATGTGGTGGAGGAATTCGGCGGTGAGGATGGAATTCTGCGCGACGTGGGCGCACGCATGCTTAAGGCCGGGTTGTTCTTCGAGGCGGGCGAGGTGCTCGAACAGGCCCTCGATCATGATCCGCGCGACAGCAAGGCCCTCGCTTTTGCCGTGCAGGCCTATAAGAACGCTCGCGAGTATCCGAAGATGGAAAAGATGTACAAGTTCGCCATCCGTACCTTCGGCACGCATCCGAAGACGCTTCTGCATATGGCCGAGATGTATCTCGAATGGCGTAAGTACGACGAGGCCTACAACCACGCCAAGCAGGCCTACGACGCCGACACGTCCCTCGACAGAGCCAAGGAGATCATGGACGTTACCGGCAAGCGCATTTTTGGCGGCTGA
- a CDS encoding indolepyruvate oxidoreductase subunit beta, with the protein MTGTRVFLTGVGGQGTLTATIILGQAAMDKGIDVTAGEVHGMAQRGGVVESTLLLGGYRSPRISHGEAHVLLGFEPLETLRALPYLVAEGGTIVSNAEPIMPLGVTMGRETYPSLDDIRKRAEACASRVVFLPCQSIGAEVGALQCGNLALLGAACATGALPLTPDDLIAAVKARLKPKVVDMNLKAIDLGVAAVS; encoded by the coding sequence ATGACCGGAACTCGCGTATTCCTCACCGGCGTAGGCGGACAGGGCACTCTCACCGCCACCATCATTCTCGGCCAGGCAGCCATGGACAAGGGCATCGACGTCACCGCCGGCGAAGTGCACGGCATGGCCCAGCGCGGCGGCGTGGTGGAATCCACCCTGCTGCTCGGCGGCTACCGCAGCCCCCGCATCAGCCACGGCGAAGCGCATGTGCTACTCGGCTTCGAGCCGCTCGAAACCCTGCGCGCCCTGCCCTACCTCGTGGCCGAAGGCGGCACCATCGTCTCCAACGCCGAGCCGATCATGCCGCTTGGCGTGACCATGGGCCGCGAAACCTACCCCAGCCTCGATGACATCCGCAAAAGGGCCGAAGCCTGCGCCAGCCGCGTGGTCTTCCTGCCCTGCCAGAGCATCGGCGCCGAGGTGGGCGCATTGCAGTGCGGCAACCTCGCCCTTCTGGGCGCGGCCTGCGCCACCGGCGCGCTGCCCCTCACGCCCGACGATCTCATCGCCGCCGTGAAGGCACGTCTGAAGCCCAAGGTCGTGGACATGAACCTCAAGGCCATCGACCTTGGGGTTGCCGCGGTTTCCTGA
- a CDS encoding glycosyltransferase family 9 protein, which yields MAKALPDNWLVIRLSALGDVVLTTGVLAHLHETRGWRFHVLTRKAFAPALTGHPAVDKIIMPDEESLHGPGWIRATRTLASQYSGWGLLDLHGTLRSMMLAARWNGPVRRYPKFSLSRRLFGRTRLAMFGDRLAALNVPQRYALAVDDTAPARMDVRPRIHLSHDERTFADDIFIRHGLNAPVAALHPYATHAGKQWPKAHWLRLTQLLREAGWRCIVLGRDPQPLFGDDAPEGVIDFTGKTTIRQTCALLARADVLVTGDSGPMHLGTAVDTRTVALFGPTTEHWGFFPSGEHDIVLQTDLPCRPCSLHGGKGCRLDTRCMRDISPETVAQAVIG from the coding sequence GTGGCTAAAGCGCTACCCGACAACTGGCTCGTCATCAGACTTTCCGCGCTGGGCGACGTGGTCCTGACCACCGGCGTCCTCGCGCATCTGCACGAGACACGCGGCTGGCGCTTCCACGTACTCACGCGAAAGGCCTTCGCCCCCGCCCTCACCGGACACCCCGCCGTGGACAAAATCATCATGCCCGACGAGGAAAGCCTGCACGGTCCGGGCTGGATTCGCGCAACGCGCACGCTGGCCTCGCAATATTCGGGATGGGGGCTTCTGGACCTGCACGGCACGCTTCGGTCCATGATGCTCGCCGCCCGCTGGAACGGCCCGGTGCGCCGCTATCCGAAATTTTCGCTGAGTCGCCGCCTGTTCGGCCGCACCCGCTTGGCCATGTTCGGCGATCGCCTCGCGGCCCTCAACGTGCCACAGCGCTACGCACTCGCCGTGGACGACACCGCGCCCGCTCGCATGGACGTCCGCCCGCGCATCCACCTCTCACACGACGAACGCACCTTCGCGGACGACATTTTCATCCGCCACGGCCTAAATGCCCCCGTGGCGGCGCTGCACCCCTACGCCACCCACGCGGGCAAACAGTGGCCTAAAGCGCACTGGCTACGGCTGACGCAGCTCCTGCGCGAGGCTGGCTGGCGCTGTATCGTGCTAGGCCGCGACCCGCAGCCGCTCTTCGGGGATGACGCGCCTGAAGGCGTCATCGACTTCACGGGCAAAACCACCATCCGCCAGACATGCGCACTCCTCGCCCGCGCGGACGTCCTCGTCACCGGCGATTCCGGCCCCATGCACCTCGGCACCGCCGTGGACACGCGAACCGTGGCGCTCTTCGGCCCCACCACGGAGCACTGGGGCTTCTTCCCCAGCGGCGAGCACGACATCGTGCTCCAGACGGACCTGCCCTGCCGCCCCTGCTCGCTGCACGGTGGCAAGGGATGCCGCCTCGACACACGCTGCATGCGCGACATCAGCCCCGAGACCGTGGCTCAAGCCGTCATCGGCTGA
- a CDS encoding cysteine synthase, with protein MHYDNILECAGNTPLVRIRRLNPHKGVNILAKVEYFNPGGSIKDRVALAMLEAAERSGELVPGRTVIEPTSGNTGIGLAMACAVKGYRLRLIMADNVSEERKRILRAYGAEIELTEGRLGTDGAIELAYRMAREHPDEYVLMDQYNNPASIQAHFEGTAREIWEQTDGRVTHVVAALGTSGTAMGLVKRLKRENPDICVAAVEPYARHHIQGLKNMQESYPPGIFNKHLLDRIIRVEDEEAFEYCRRLAREEGLLVGMSSGAALAGAVHLAAELEQGTVVVIFPDSGERYLSTSLFATPDEQGVHLASATGDDVVLPCTGSVRLYTVGPSLDRWDDPDFWRRLAFLDVMRRYLGLRGADATLAAGLPDMDDRAMAASRDAHLSRSDFAREVRDMVAARAAQLDMGDVALSLAGDGREDILALCGGLLGSGLAYEKLRSVYFDVSRDGDYGRLGQADLDKLSLGKTVDLADYVKGNPQDFTLLKRASLRDLKDGECWQTCWGNVRPSWFVQMAAAARAAGGVPTVFMGGESHRFPHLENLRSIWTASDGASPRAWLLASPVVAADRDSHSRMSVGALLDEGFCPQTLRMWLLSAAYRKTLDFSTQTLSMWDSNRRRVQELAAALSARAGREGAAEGGVAEMKVNLRAAFREAIERDLALYSFWPELFGFCRGIRRHALDGALAPGEARACLDQLMAVDDVLRILDREALPVPPCEWPAEVASLVEARSAARAARDFARADALRDEMHAAGYVVEDDREGARLLRVRRD; from the coding sequence ATGCACTACGACAACATCCTCGAATGCGCCGGCAACACGCCGCTGGTCCGGATCAGGCGACTCAACCCCCACAAGGGTGTCAATATTTTGGCCAAGGTCGAGTACTTCAACCCCGGCGGCTCCATCAAGGACCGCGTGGCGCTAGCCATGCTCGAAGCCGCCGAGCGTTCGGGAGAACTCGTGCCGGGGCGGACGGTCATCGAGCCGACCTCCGGCAACACGGGCATCGGGCTGGCCATGGCCTGCGCGGTCAAGGGCTACCGTCTGCGTCTCATTATGGCCGACAACGTCTCCGAGGAGCGAAAGCGCATCCTGCGGGCCTACGGCGCGGAGATCGAGCTGACCGAAGGTCGGCTGGGCACCGATGGAGCCATTGAATTGGCCTATCGCATGGCGCGCGAGCACCCCGACGAGTACGTGCTCATGGACCAGTACAACAACCCCGCCAGCATTCAGGCCCATTTTGAGGGCACTGCCCGCGAGATTTGGGAGCAGACCGACGGGCGGGTGACCCACGTGGTGGCCGCGCTTGGCACCTCCGGCACGGCCATGGGACTGGTCAAGCGGCTCAAGCGCGAGAATCCCGACATCTGCGTGGCCGCCGTGGAACCTTACGCCCGCCATCATATTCAGGGCCTCAAGAACATGCAGGAGTCCTATCCTCCGGGCATTTTCAACAAGCACTTGCTCGATCGCATCATCCGCGTCGAGGACGAGGAGGCCTTCGAATACTGCCGTCGCCTCGCGCGTGAGGAAGGCCTGCTGGTGGGGATGAGCTCCGGCGCGGCGCTTGCCGGTGCGGTGCACCTTGCCGCCGAACTGGAGCAGGGCACCGTGGTGGTCATCTTTCCGGACAGCGGCGAGCGCTACCTGTCCACTTCGCTTTTCGCCACGCCCGACGAACAGGGCGTGCACCTCGCCAGCGCGACCGGTGACGACGTGGTACTGCCCTGTACCGGGAGCGTCCGCCTGTATACCGTCGGTCCCAGCCTCGACCGCTGGGACGACCCAGATTTCTGGCGACGGCTCGCCTTCCTCGACGTCATGCGGCGTTACCTCGGCCTGCGCGGCGCTGATGCCACGCTCGCCGCAGGACTGCCGGACATGGACGACCGCGCCATGGCTGCCTCGCGCGATGCGCACCTTTCCCGTTCGGACTTCGCCCGCGAAGTGCGGGACATGGTGGCCGCGCGCGCGGCGCAGCTCGACATGGGCGACGTGGCGCTTTCCCTCGCCGGGGACGGGCGCGAGGACATCCTCGCCCTGTGTGGTGGTCTGCTCGGCAGCGGGCTGGCCTACGAGAAGCTGCGGTCCGTCTATTTCGACGTGAGCCGCGACGGCGACTACGGCAGGCTCGGGCAGGCCGATCTGGACAAGCTGTCCCTCGGCAAGACCGTGGACCTCGCCGACTACGTGAAGGGCAATCCGCAGGATTTCACGCTGCTCAAGCGCGCCTCGCTACGTGACCTCAAGGACGGCGAGTGCTGGCAAACCTGCTGGGGCAACGTGCGGCCGAGTTGGTTCGTGCAGATGGCCGCTGCGGCCCGCGCCGCGGGCGGCGTGCCCACCGTGTTCATGGGCGGCGAGTCCCACCGCTTCCCGCATCTGGAGAATCTGCGCTCCATCTGGACAGCTTCGGACGGGGCGAGCCCGCGCGCGTGGCTTCTGGCCTCGCCCGTGGTTGCCGCGGATCGGGATTCGCACTCCCGCATGAGCGTCGGCGCGCTTCTCGACGAAGGCTTTTGCCCGCAGACGCTACGCATGTGGCTGCTCTCCGCCGCCTACCGCAAGACGCTCGATTTCTCCACGCAGACCTTGTCCATGTGGGACTCCAACCGTCGCCGCGTGCAGGAGCTTGCCGCCGCGCTGTCGGCCCGTGCGGGGCGCGAGGGCGCGGCCGAGGGCGGCGTGGCCGAGATGAAGGTCAATCTTCGTGCAGCCTTCCGCGAGGCCATTGAGCGCGATCTGGCGCTGTATTCCTTCTGGCCGGAGCTGTTCGGCTTTTGCCGGGGCATTCGGCGGCATGCGCTGGATGGCGCGCTGGCTCCGGGCGAGGCTCGGGCCTGCCTCGACCAGCTTATGGCCGTGGATGATGTGCTGCGGATTCTGGACCGCGAGGCGTTGCCCGTGCCGCCATGCGAGTGGCCAGCCGAGGTCGCTTCGTTGGTGGAGGCGCGTAGCGCCGCCCGTGCCGCACGGGATTTTGCCCGTGCCGACGCCCTGCGCGACGAGATGCATGCCGCAGGATACGTCGTGGAGGACGACCGCGAGGGCGCGCGGCTCCTGCGGGTGCGGCGCGATTGA
- the iorA gene encoding indolepyruvate ferredoxin oxidoreductase subunit alpha, giving the protein MSHPLLNKDGGERHLLLGNEAIVRGALEAGVAFVSCYPGTPSSEVPDTFFRLSPDGDYTFEYSVNEKVALEVGGGAALAGAPTLVTMKHVGVNVAADPLMTLAYIGTPGGLVLLSADDPGCHSSQNEQDNRYYARIAGMPVFEPSSAQEAKDMTRDAFELSRRFEQPVMLRTTTRVAHLRGPVDFGPRPGALHGPDFTKNPGRFVPVPAVSRARHIALLENLTKIREAVESSPWNTVSGNGEVGVVASGMARAYVADVLDEERFSGRFRVLNLGLTYPLPEEKLANFLREVRRVLVVEEGEPLVEQALRAIAQERGIDVEIVGKGKHLTRLGEYCTRQVRLAVADFVGETDATASCPAPEKLPMRPPNLCAGCSHRALYYTIRQAYGDNAVYSSDIGCYTLGLLPPLSAADFLLCMGSSVSAGCGFAKAQDKPVVGFIGDSTFFHSGITGLVNAVYNRHDILLVILDNRTTAMTGHQPNPGVDTTIHGENPSKVDIETIVRGCGVEHIRRVSPYNFKKTMAAVEELKALPGVRVLIAEEPCVLFARRTLRKARPNVAYVAEQTEAVTRCLTELACPAFRKDGDEVAISEHQCAGCMFCMQICPDIKARKRSQS; this is encoded by the coding sequence ATGTCTCATCCGCTTCTCAACAAGGACGGCGGGGAACGCCATCTGCTTCTGGGCAACGAAGCCATCGTGCGCGGCGCCCTTGAAGCTGGCGTGGCCTTTGTCAGCTGCTACCCCGGCACACCGTCCTCCGAGGTGCCGGACACCTTCTTCCGGCTGTCCCCCGATGGGGACTACACCTTCGAGTATTCCGTCAACGAGAAGGTCGCTCTTGAAGTGGGCGGCGGCGCGGCCCTTGCCGGTGCCCCCACCCTCGTCACCATGAAGCACGTCGGCGTCAACGTCGCCGCGGACCCGCTCATGACGCTGGCCTACATTGGCACGCCGGGCGGTCTGGTGCTTCTTTCCGCCGACGACCCGGGCTGCCATTCCAGCCAGAACGAGCAGGACAACCGCTACTACGCCCGTATCGCCGGAATGCCCGTGTTCGAGCCGTCCTCCGCGCAGGAAGCCAAGGACATGACGCGCGACGCCTTCGAGCTGTCGCGCCGTTTCGAGCAACCCGTCATGCTGCGCACCACCACCCGCGTGGCGCATCTGCGCGGTCCCGTGGACTTCGGTCCGCGCCCCGGCGCACTGCATGGCCCAGACTTCACCAAGAATCCCGGGCGCTTCGTACCGGTTCCGGCCGTCTCCCGCGCACGCCACATCGCGCTGCTGGAGAATCTGACCAAGATCCGCGAAGCCGTCGAGTCCTCCCCGTGGAACACCGTCTCCGGCAACGGCGAGGTGGGCGTGGTCGCTTCGGGCATGGCCCGGGCCTACGTGGCCGACGTCCTCGACGAGGAACGCTTCAGCGGCCGCTTCCGCGTGCTGAACCTGGGTCTGACCTATCCCCTGCCCGAGGAAAAGCTCGCGAACTTCCTGCGTGAGGTCCGCCGCGTGCTCGTGGTCGAGGAAGGCGAACCGCTCGTGGAGCAGGCCCTTCGCGCCATCGCGCAGGAAAGGGGCATCGACGTCGAGATCGTGGGCAAGGGCAAGCACCTGACCCGCCTCGGCGAATACTGCACGCGGCAGGTCCGCCTTGCCGTGGCCGATTTCGTGGGTGAGACGGACGCCACGGCGTCCTGCCCCGCCCCCGAGAAGCTGCCCATGCGTCCGCCGAACCTCTGCGCCGGCTGTTCGCACCGCGCCCTGTACTACACCATCCGTCAGGCATACGGCGACAACGCCGTGTACTCCTCGGACATCGGCTGCTACACCCTCGGCCTGCTGCCCCCGCTCTCCGCTGCGGATTTCCTGCTGTGCATGGGTTCCTCCGTCAGCGCTGGTTGCGGCTTCGCCAAGGCACAGGACAAGCCCGTGGTCGGCTTCATCGGCGACTCGACCTTCTTCCACTCCGGCATCACCGGGCTGGTCAATGCCGTGTACAACCGCCACGACATCCTGCTGGTGATCCTCGACAACCGCACCACGGCAATGACCGGCCATCAGCCCAATCCCGGCGTGGACACGACCATCCACGGCGAGAACCCGAGCAAGGTGGACATCGAGACCATCGTGCGCGGCTGCGGCGTGGAGCACATCCGTCGCGTATCGCCCTACAACTTCAAGAAGACCATGGCCGCCGTGGAAGAGCTGAAAGCCCTGCCCGGCGTGCGCGTCCTCATCGCCGAGGAACCATGCGTCCTGTTCGCCCGCCGCACCCTGCGCAAGGCACGTCCCAACGTGGCCTACGTGGCCGAACAGACCGAGGCCGTGACCCGCTGCCTGACCGAACTCGCCTGCCCGGCCTTCCGCAAGGACGGGGACGAGGTCGCCATCAGCGAGCACCAGTGTGCGGGCTGCATGTTCTGCATGCAGATCTGCCCCGACATCAAGGCGCGAAAGAGGAGCCAGTCATGA